One genomic window of Moorella glycerini includes the following:
- a CDS encoding FAD/NAD(P)-binding protein has translation MFNPFKPERAVIKEIIKETADTTTYTFSFLDNGVRQEFRFRPGQFNMLTIFGIGEAPISISSNPADLETFQHTVRHVGNVTNALSKMQPGAMVGIRGPYGTGWPLDVLPIKNLLIVAGGIGLAPLRPVIQEVINRRQEFGQVEVLYGARTPAELLYPAEYDTWRQAGISLRLTVDAVPSGNTWEGQVGVVTDLFRYMSSRPEETTVFTCGPEIMMSYVVKGLLARGFRPEQIYVSLERRMNCGVKKCGKCQIGPKFVCRDGPVFAYAELLTLPEEVLGGAAR, from the coding sequence GTGTTCAATCCATTTAAGCCCGAACGCGCCGTCATCAAGGAGATTATAAAGGAAACGGCAGATACCACCACCTACACCTTCAGCTTCCTGGACAACGGGGTGCGCCAGGAATTCCGCTTCCGGCCGGGTCAGTTTAACATGCTCACCATTTTCGGCATCGGCGAGGCGCCCATTTCCATCAGTTCCAACCCGGCCGATCTAGAGACCTTCCAGCATACCGTCCGCCATGTGGGCAACGTCACCAATGCCTTGAGTAAGATGCAACCCGGCGCTATGGTGGGTATCCGCGGGCCCTATGGCACGGGCTGGCCCCTGGATGTTTTACCCATCAAGAACTTGCTTATTGTTGCCGGCGGTATCGGCCTGGCCCCTTTACGGCCGGTTATCCAGGAAGTCATTAATCGCCGCCAGGAATTCGGCCAGGTGGAAGTCCTCTACGGTGCCCGCACCCCGGCAGAACTTCTTTATCCCGCCGAGTATGACACCTGGCGCCAGGCAGGGATATCCTTACGCCTGACGGTAGACGCCGTACCAAGCGGCAACACCTGGGAGGGACAGGTAGGAGTGGTCACCGACCTTTTCCGGTACATGTCTTCCCGGCCGGAAGAAACCACCGTTTTTACCTGTGGCCCGGAGATCATGATGAGCTACGTTGTGAAAGGGTTGCTGGCCCGCGGTTTCCGGCCGGAGCAGATCTACGTTTCCCTGGAGCGGCGTATGAACTGTGGCGTCAAAAAGTGCGGCAAGTGCCAGATTGGCCCCAAGTTTGTCTGCCGCGACGGCCCGGTTTTTGCCTATGCCGAGCTTTTAACCTTACCGGAAGAAGTTTTAGGAGGTGCGGCCAGGTGA
- a CDS encoding 4Fe-4S dicluster domain-containing protein: MSVAYARQAEWGIPQLYLLPAAKLNPFLEELKEYYTVIGPVARGKEFVFAPVAKPEELALSYQTTLLPPKKVLHLPFEVLFSFHEDQQIVETAPEQRPQVIFGIHPCDVRAILILDKAYTAEYPDPYYIAKRRHTLLVALNCAEPGENCFCQSLGTGPDLKEGYDLLLTDLGHGYLIEVGSPWGRELVQTMDLAPAPRVAMVEKQKVLENARRKFHKKLNTQGLPELLEENFRHPIWEELMHDCLACGSCTMVCPTCFCYNVVDKIDLNLKSGKRQREWDSCMLLEYAQVALGHNFRKDRDARVKQRIYHKLVYYEPQFSTLGCVGCGRCIKTCVKKIDITDVISRLRGE, from the coding sequence ATGTCCGTAGCCTATGCCCGCCAGGCAGAGTGGGGTATACCCCAGCTCTATCTTTTACCTGCGGCAAAATTAAACCCCTTCCTCGAGGAGTTAAAGGAGTATTATACCGTCATCGGCCCGGTAGCCAGAGGCAAGGAATTCGTCTTCGCGCCGGTAGCGAAGCCCGAAGAACTGGCCCTTAGTTATCAAACCACCCTGTTGCCGCCCAAGAAAGTGCTGCACCTCCCCTTTGAAGTCCTCTTTTCCTTCCACGAAGACCAGCAAATCGTCGAAACCGCGCCGGAGCAGCGGCCCCAGGTCATCTTCGGTATTCATCCCTGTGATGTCCGCGCCATCTTAATCCTGGATAAAGCCTACACTGCCGAATATCCCGATCCTTACTATATTGCCAAACGCCGGCATACCCTCCTGGTGGCTCTCAACTGCGCGGAACCGGGGGAAAACTGCTTCTGCCAGTCCCTGGGCACCGGGCCGGATCTAAAGGAAGGCTATGACCTCCTGCTGACCGACCTGGGCCACGGCTATCTCATCGAGGTCGGCAGCCCCTGGGGCCGGGAATTAGTCCAGACCATGGACCTGGCTCCTGCCCCCCGGGTAGCTATGGTCGAGAAACAAAAGGTACTGGAAAATGCCCGGCGCAAGTTTCATAAGAAACTCAATACCCAGGGCTTGCCTGAACTCCTGGAAGAAAACTTCCGCCACCCCATCTGGGAAGAACTCATGCACGATTGCCTGGCCTGCGGTTCCTGCACCATGGTCTGCCCCACCTGCTTCTGTTACAACGTGGTAGATAAGATTGACCTCAATCTCAAGAGCGGTAAGCGCCAGCGGGAATGGGATTCCTGCATGCTGCTGGAATACGCCCAGGTGGCCCTCGGCCATAACTTTCGCAAAGACCGGGATGCCCGGGTGAAACAGCGGATTTACCATAAACTGGTCTACTATGAGCCCCAGTTTAGTACCCTGGGCTGTGTCGGTTGTGGCCGCTGCATCAAGACCTGTGTCAAGAAAATCGACATCACCGATGTCATCAGCCGGCTGAGGGGGGAATAG
- a CDS encoding aldehyde ferredoxin oxidoreductase family protein, with the protein MAALKGLAGQILRVDLTSGSITKEPTPEDVFAGYIGARGVGAYLLLKELKPHTDPLGPDNKLIFLTGPVEGTLAPGANKITVTFRSPLTGTYFFSLCGGHLAPEVKFAGYDGIIIEGRGDHPVYLWIDDDRVTLKDASHLWGKLTHATEDAIRAELKDEAIRVACIGPAGEKLSRFACIQSDYHREFGRGGAGAVMGSKNLKAIAVRGSGSIEVADPAALEALAEKTYSILAGNLKARARRHYGTPEMVDGTNGLGYWGTRNFSSGYFEEANKINAASMKENIFVGHISCYACPIACGKVSYIKEGPYAGTMIEGPEFESAGLLGANCGVADLAALVKAVEICDTYGLDTMSAGAVASLAMECYEKGIITSRDTGGLDLRFGNGAALVALMEKIVRREGIGDLLAEGSKRAAEKLGVPELAMQVKGQEFATYDPRGCKGMGLGYAISPKGAHHMIAPTMGAETAGDGSKRFEYKGKAALVRETQFLLAVVDSLSLCSSMRFALGLKEQIELYRAVSGLALDEAGAMLIGEKITNLERLFNQREGFDRKDDYLPPRMLKEKMPTGPSQGHLVELDPMLDEYYDLMGWDRQGRPTAEKLAALGLAHLWREVS; encoded by the coding sequence ATGGCTGCTTTAAAGGGGCTGGCTGGTCAAATCTTACGCGTTGACCTGACCAGTGGTAGCATTACTAAAGAGCCAACGCCTGAGGATGTTTTTGCCGGTTATATCGGCGCCCGGGGCGTAGGTGCTTACCTGTTACTTAAAGAACTAAAGCCCCATACAGATCCTCTGGGGCCGGATAATAAATTAATATTTCTTACCGGGCCGGTGGAAGGGACCCTGGCTCCGGGAGCCAATAAGATTACCGTTACCTTCCGCTCCCCCCTGACAGGAACCTATTTCTTCTCCCTGTGCGGAGGCCACCTGGCGCCGGAGGTGAAATTTGCCGGCTATGACGGCATCATCATTGAAGGCCGGGGCGACCACCCTGTTTATCTGTGGATTGATGACGATAGGGTGACTTTGAAGGATGCTTCCCACCTGTGGGGGAAACTGACCCATGCCACTGAAGACGCCATCCGGGCTGAACTAAAGGACGAGGCCATCAGGGTGGCCTGCATCGGACCCGCCGGGGAAAAATTAAGCCGCTTTGCCTGCATCCAGAGCGATTACCACCGGGAGTTCGGCCGCGGCGGCGCCGGGGCCGTGATGGGGTCCAAGAACTTGAAGGCCATCGCCGTCCGGGGCAGCGGCAGCATCGAGGTGGCCGACCCGGCGGCCCTGGAAGCCCTGGCGGAAAAGACCTACAGCATCCTGGCCGGGAATCTCAAGGCCAGGGCCCGGCGCCATTACGGTACGCCGGAGATGGTGGACGGCACCAACGGTCTCGGTTACTGGGGCACCCGTAACTTCAGCAGCGGCTACTTTGAAGAGGCGAATAAGATCAATGCCGCCAGCATGAAAGAAAATATTTTTGTCGGCCATATCTCCTGCTATGCCTGTCCCATTGCCTGTGGCAAGGTGAGTTATATCAAAGAAGGACCCTATGCCGGCACCATGATTGAAGGGCCGGAGTTTGAGTCGGCCGGACTTCTGGGAGCCAACTGCGGCGTCGCCGACCTGGCCGCCCTGGTGAAGGCGGTAGAGATCTGCGATACCTACGGCCTGGATACCATGTCGGCAGGGGCGGTAGCATCCCTGGCTATGGAGTGCTACGAGAAGGGGATTATCACCTCCAGGGATACCGGCGGCCTGGACCTGCGCTTCGGTAATGGCGCGGCCCTGGTGGCCTTGATGGAGAAAATCGTCCGCCGGGAAGGCATCGGCGACCTCCTGGCCGAAGGGTCCAAACGGGCAGCAGAAAAGCTGGGCGTCCCCGAGCTGGCCATGCAGGTCAAGGGACAGGAATTCGCCACCTACGATCCCCGGGGCTGCAAGGGTATGGGCCTGGGTTATGCTATCTCTCCCAAGGGTGCCCACCACATGATTGCACCCACCATGGGTGCTGAAACAGCTGGCGACGGCAGCAAGCGCTTTGAATACAAAGGCAAGGCCGCCCTGGTGCGGGAAACCCAGTTCCTGCTGGCCGTTGTCGACTCCCTCTCCCTGTGTTCTTCCATGCGTTTCGCCCTGGGATTAAAGGAACAAATAGAGCTATACCGGGCCGTGAGCGGCCTGGCCCTGGATGAAGCCGGCGCCATGTTAATCGGCGAAAAGATAACCAACCTGGAGCGCCTTTTTAACCAGCGGGAAGGTTTCGATCGCAAGGACGACTACCTGCCGCCGCGGATGCTCAAGGAAAAGATGCCCACCGGGCCCAGCCAGGGCCATCTGGTGGAGCTTGATCCCATGCTGGATGAATACTATGACCTCATGGGCTGGGACCGCCAGGGCCGGCCGACGGCAGAAAAATTAGCCGCCCTGGGCCTGGCCCACCTCTGGCGGGAGGTTAGTTGA
- a CDS encoding DUF2442 domain-containing protein, with protein sequence MKPLIARPPFDILRDPIIFSMVRIDAGGYGISWSDELDLSEYELWQHGELLGNNAGV encoded by the coding sequence ATGAAACCCCTGATCGCCAGGCCACCCTTTGATATTTTGCGGGATCCCATTATTTTTAGCATGGTTCGGATCGATGCCGGCGGCTACGGTATTAGCTGGAGCGATGAACTGGATTTGAGCGAGTATGAACTGTGGCAGCATGGAGAATTGCTCGGAAATAACGCCGGCGTATAA
- a CDS encoding Ni/Fe hydrogenase subunit alpha yields MTEQAIQVDYIARVEGEGALKIKVKDGNISELQLRIFEPPRFFQGFLVGRRYDEVPGIVSRICGICPASHQLTAIQALEDALGIEVSQQTKDLRLLLALSQWIQSHTLHIYFLALPDFLGYESAIALARDHLPAVQRALELKRLGNDLTMLVGGREVHPVTPAVGGFTSVPSRQELQAIGERLAVARADALATIDLVASLSIPALERDCEHVALSDADGYAVNGGRLVSTKGLNIPAWQYRSHIKERHLEHSNALHSYIEGRGSFLVGPLARVNLNLEKLTPAARKIARETGVFPTGNPFYSALARSIELLHSIDACLALIDRLDPRPDNVPYTVQAGQGFAITEAPRGILYHSYRLNNQGLIEEADIVTPTAHNVASMEEDLRVFAPGVLDLPIEEATLKCEMVIRNYDPCISCSVHALRLEIERE; encoded by the coding sequence ATGACGGAACAGGCCATCCAGGTCGACTACATCGCCCGCGTTGAGGGCGAAGGGGCTTTAAAAATTAAAGTCAAGGACGGCAATATCAGCGAACTGCAGTTACGGATCTTCGAACCGCCGCGCTTCTTCCAGGGTTTCCTGGTAGGGCGGCGTTACGACGAAGTGCCGGGCATCGTCTCGCGCATCTGCGGCATTTGCCCCGCTTCTCACCAGCTAACGGCCATCCAGGCCCTGGAAGACGCCCTGGGCATAGAGGTCAGCCAGCAGACAAAGGATTTGCGCCTGCTGCTGGCCTTGAGCCAGTGGATCCAGAGCCATACCCTGCACATCTATTTCCTGGCCCTGCCCGATTTTTTGGGCTATGAAAGCGCCATTGCCCTGGCCAGAGACCACCTCCCGGCGGTGCAAAGGGCTTTAGAACTCAAGCGCCTGGGTAATGATCTCACCATGCTGGTTGGCGGCCGGGAGGTGCATCCCGTAACGCCTGCCGTCGGCGGCTTTACCTCCGTTCCCAGCCGGCAGGAACTGCAGGCCATCGGCGAGCGCCTGGCAGTCGCCCGGGCCGACGCCCTGGCCACCATCGACCTGGTCGCTTCCCTGTCCATCCCCGCCCTGGAACGGGATTGCGAGCACGTCGCTTTAAGCGACGCTGACGGTTATGCCGTCAACGGCGGCCGCCTGGTTTCCACCAAAGGCCTGAACATCCCGGCCTGGCAGTACCGCAGCCATATTAAGGAGCGCCACCTGGAGCATTCCAACGCCCTCCACTCTTACATTGAAGGCCGCGGTAGTTTCCTGGTGGGACCCCTGGCCCGGGTCAACCTCAACCTGGAAAAACTAACCCCCGCCGCTCGTAAGATAGCCAGAGAAACCGGGGTTTTCCCCACCGGCAATCCCTTTTACAGCGCCCTGGCCCGGTCCATTGAACTCCTGCACAGCATCGATGCCTGCCTGGCACTAATCGACCGGCTGGACCCCCGGCCGGATAACGTGCCCTATACCGTCCAGGCCGGGCAGGGCTTTGCCATCACCGAAGCACCGCGGGGCATCCTTTATCACAGCTACCGCCTCAATAACCAGGGCCTGATTGAAGAGGCGGATATCGTTACCCCGACGGCCCACAACGTAGCCAGTATGGAGGAGGACCTGCGGGTCTTTGCCCCCGGCGTCCTGGACCTGCCTATTGAAGAAGCCACCCTGAAGTGTGAAATGGTTATCCGCAATTACGACCCCTGTATCTCCTGCTCGGTTCATGCCTTGCGCCTGGAGATCGAGAGGGAATAA
- a CDS encoding 4Fe-4S dicluster domain-containing protein → MNVLVTYPERCVGCRICEQWCSWKHEGRVNPTKARVRVSRVHSKYLNVPVTCMQCAKSPCIAACREGALSKDPATGAVIVDEEKCIGCRRCVRACPYGAVAIDKDKRVVLICDLCGGEPQCVAHCREGAIEYVPLAVADRGQRAAYVETVAAAMEGGSK, encoded by the coding sequence ATGAACGTCCTGGTGACTTATCCAGAACGCTGTGTCGGCTGCCGCATCTGCGAGCAGTGGTGTTCCTGGAAGCATGAAGGCCGGGTGAACCCCACCAAAGCCCGAGTGCGAGTAAGCCGGGTGCACAGTAAATACCTTAATGTCCCGGTAACCTGCATGCAGTGTGCCAAAAGCCCTTGCATTGCCGCCTGCCGGGAGGGGGCCCTGAGTAAAGACCCGGCAACCGGGGCTGTAATTGTCGACGAAGAGAAATGCATCGGCTGCCGCCGTTGCGTCCGCGCCTGCCCCTATGGTGCCGTGGCCATCGACAAGGATAAAAGGGTGGTCCTCATTTGCGACCTCTGTGGCGGCGAACCCCAATGCGTGGCCCACTGCCGGGAGGGGGCCATTGAGTATGTCCCCCTGGCCGTGGCGGACCGGGGCCAGCGGGCCGCTTATGTGGAAACAGTGGCTGCTGCCATGGAAGGGGGGAGCAAGTGA
- a CDS encoding response regulator: MVTKQRLLLVDDHTLIRKGLRLLMAGWEGFEVVGEAGDGQEAIELALELKPDIVLMDIYMPRLDGLEATRRLKALLPEIKVVILTVADDDEAFRAALEVGAEGYLLKTVEPQHLYYLLQEVARGEVPLASALTKKILPQLKAQEKGDLLSPREKEVLTLVARGLSNREIAGRLFISENTVKNHLRSILEKLQTKNRQQAVHYALQHGLVKLRE, encoded by the coding sequence ATGGTCACCAAACAACGCCTGCTCCTGGTCGATGATCATACTTTAATCCGCAAGGGCCTGCGCCTGCTCATGGCCGGCTGGGAAGGCTTTGAAGTGGTAGGCGAGGCCGGCGACGGCCAGGAAGCCATCGAGCTGGCCCTGGAACTAAAACCGGATATTGTCCTCATGGACATCTATATGCCCCGCCTGGATGGCCTGGAGGCAACCCGCCGCTTGAAAGCCCTGTTGCCGGAAATAAAGGTAGTCATCCTGACGGTGGCTGACGACGACGAAGCCTTCCGGGCGGCCCTGGAGGTCGGCGCCGAAGGTTACCTCTTAAAAACCGTCGAACCCCAGCACCTCTATTACCTGCTCCAGGAGGTGGCCCGCGGCGAGGTACCCCTGGCTTCCGCCCTGACGAAGAAGATCCTGCCCCAGCTTAAAGCCCAGGAAAAAGGCGACCTTTTAAGCCCGCGGGAAAAAGAGGTGCTAACTCTAGTTGCCCGTGGTCTTAGCAACCGGGAAATCGCCGGCCGGCTCTTCATCAGCGAGAATACCGTTAAAAACCATCTGCGCAGCATTCTGGAAAAACTGCAGACTAAAAACCGCCAGCAGGCCGTCCATTACGCCCTGCAGCACGGTCTGGTAAAGTTAAGGGAATAA
- a CDS encoding hydrogenase maturation protease, with protein sequence MTRVVIGCGNPLAGDDGVGLKVIEELERRGLPPGVKTIPAGLPGLALLGLLRGAEQAVIVDAVHAGQEPGTVICCQEKDLARLSWRSLSLHNLGIGEALALGRLVDPATFPPRLILVGIQAGSLTPGQTNLSPPVAAALPLAVATIYQLLGGGNGA encoded by the coding sequence ATGACCAGAGTGGTTATCGGCTGCGGGAACCCCCTGGCCGGCGATGACGGCGTGGGCCTAAAAGTAATTGAAGAACTGGAACGCCGGGGACTGCCGCCGGGCGTCAAAACCATCCCCGCCGGTCTTCCCGGCCTGGCCCTGCTGGGACTCTTACGCGGGGCCGAGCAGGCCGTCATTGTCGATGCCGTCCATGCCGGCCAGGAACCTGGTACCGTAATCTGCTGCCAGGAAAAGGACCTGGCCCGGCTTTCCTGGCGGAGCCTCTCCTTACACAATTTAGGTATTGGTGAAGCCCTGGCCCTGGGACGGCTGGTAGACCCGGCCACCTTCCCGCCGCGGCTAATCCTGGTAGGCATCCAGGCCGGTTCACTGACACCGGGACAAACTAATTTAAGTCCCCCGGTCGCTGCCGCCCTGCCCCTGGCTGTGGCAACCATCTACCAGCTACTAGGCGGTGGTAATGGTGCATGA
- a CDS encoding type II toxin-antitoxin system HicB family antitoxin: MAKEALAGFLYGMEEDGESIPVPSDPGKMEIPPGTFVALVEAWTDIVRDEIENKAIKKTLTIPKWLNDIDEREKVNFSHLLQTSLKQYLGIHDYHHRRIKKQP; encoded by the coding sequence ATGGCCAAAGAAGCTCTGGCCGGTTTCCTTTACGGCATGGAAGAAGACGGCGAGAGTATTCCTGTACCTTCAGATCCGGGCAAAATGGAAATACCGCCCGGTACCTTTGTTGCGTTAGTAGAAGCCTGGACAGATATCGTCAGGGACGAGATAGAAAATAAGGCTATAAAAAAGACCCTGACAATCCCCAAATGGCTCAATGATATAGACGAAAGGGAGAAAGTTAATTTTTCCCATCTGCTCCAGACCAGTTTAAAGCAGTATCTTGGCATCCACGATTACCACCACCGTCGAATTAAGAAGCAGCCCTAA
- a CDS encoding PaaI family thioesterase has translation MGQSFCFGCSPDNPIGLHLECFPQDDGTWATYFTPARYHESYNGIMHGGLAATVLDELIGNHLLKGLGRWAVTARLEVRFRKPIPIGARVKFVSRIVREKGSLFQVAAWAELPDGRIAVEARAEMMARETGLASTTSFSQEFKQLPGLE, from the coding sequence ATGGGTCAAAGTTTCTGTTTCGGCTGTAGCCCCGATAACCCCATTGGTTTGCACCTGGAGTGTTTCCCCCAGGATGACGGGACCTGGGCGACCTATTTCACCCCTGCCCGCTACCATGAAAGCTATAACGGCATCATGCACGGCGGCCTGGCTGCCACCGTACTGGATGAGCTGATTGGTAACCATTTACTTAAAGGCTTGGGGCGGTGGGCCGTTACCGCCCGACTGGAAGTACGGTTTCGTAAACCCATCCCTATTGGGGCAAGGGTAAAATTCGTCAGCCGCATCGTCAGAGAAAAAGGGTCTCTCTTCCAGGTGGCAGCCTGGGCTGAGCTGCCCGACGGCCGGATCGCCGTGGAAGCCAGGGCCGAGATGATGGCGCGTGAAACCGGTTTGGCATCTACCACCTCATTTTCACAGGAGTTCAAGCAACTTCCTGGTCTGGAGTAG
- a CDS encoding oxidoreductase, producing the protein MSKPRVAVYKMSSCAGCQLEILNLEPILLDLLGTVELSYFVMARRENEPGPYDIGLVEGAITCGEEIERLKKARQECHLLVALGSCACYGGLPSIKNWQPQRVVESRVYDNLAAIHSTTAYGIDYYVPVDAYLKGCPVSREELLDFIKSTLLGVRPYLRPHSVCVECKLHENVCLFVTDGAICLGPVTTAGCGALCPSRGKPCDGCRGPANDANTVSLAQTMVSYGLHHSDIARYFRKFAGMTPEFSKGAEAV; encoded by the coding sequence GTGAGCAAACCCCGTGTTGCTGTCTATAAAATGAGTTCCTGTGCCGGCTGCCAGCTGGAGATCCTCAACCTGGAACCCATCCTGCTGGATCTCCTGGGGACAGTGGAATTGAGTTATTTCGTCATGGCCCGCCGGGAAAACGAGCCCGGTCCCTACGACATTGGCCTGGTGGAAGGCGCCATCACCTGCGGCGAGGAGATTGAGCGGTTGAAAAAAGCCCGCCAGGAGTGTCACCTGCTGGTGGCCCTGGGTTCCTGCGCCTGTTACGGCGGCCTGCCTTCCATTAAAAACTGGCAGCCCCAGCGGGTGGTGGAAAGCCGCGTCTATGACAACCTGGCGGCCATCCATTCCACCACTGCCTACGGCATCGACTACTACGTACCGGTCGATGCCTACCTCAAGGGCTGCCCGGTGAGCCGCGAGGAATTACTGGATTTTATTAAAAGCACCCTGCTGGGTGTGCGGCCCTATTTAAGGCCCCACAGCGTCTGCGTGGAGTGCAAGCTGCACGAAAACGTCTGCCTTTTCGTCACTGATGGGGCGATCTGCCTGGGGCCGGTCACCACAGCCGGCTGTGGCGCCCTCTGCCCTTCCCGGGGCAAGCCCTGCGACGGCTGCCGCGGCCCGGCTAACGACGCCAACACCGTCTCCCTGGCCCAGACCATGGTTTCCTACGGCCTGCACCACAGCGACATTGCGCGTTACTTTCGCAAGTTCGCCGGCATGACGCCGGAATTCAGCAAGGGGGCGGAGGCTGTATGA